In Verrucomicrobiia bacterium, the following proteins share a genomic window:
- the dnaA gene encoding chromosomal replication initiator protein DnaA: MQTSAEKIWGSAQEHLRSMLAADTYNLWFAPLRACGQEDTNLVLEVANDFCEVWLKDNYMGLLQDVVAVASGRQLQIKFRVGSSNGSQPQPLAAPPAEKAKLAEAAPERNAALHDFSFNPKNTFDSFVVGNNNNFAYAAALAVAQSPGKSYNPLFLYGGVGLGKTHLLHAIGQYVFSHKKGARVAYVSSEKFTNEYIDGIQNNQLAKFRKRYRQTDVLLIDDIQFLAGKERIQEEFFHTFNTLHEGHKQIVLTCDRPASEIQNLEHRLVSRFEWGLVTDLQPPDVEMRLAILNKKAQLMGVQLPDEIMNFLANRIRTNIRRLEGALIRVASYAALTGKKLSLEVVEGLLRELLHEEGRYSISIEVIQKKVAEHFDIRLADMTSKRRPENIAFPRQVAMFLSRQMTESSLSTIGEAFGGRDHGTVLHACRLVKDRMEVDANVRQVVSYLEKQLMR, from the coding sequence ATGCAAACTTCCGCTGAGAAGATTTGGGGTTCAGCCCAGGAACATTTACGTTCCATGCTGGCTGCGGACACTTACAATCTGTGGTTTGCGCCACTGAGGGCGTGTGGCCAGGAAGACACAAATCTTGTGCTGGAGGTCGCGAATGATTTTTGCGAAGTCTGGCTCAAGGACAATTATATGGGGCTACTGCAGGATGTGGTAGCTGTGGCCTCGGGCCGCCAACTTCAGATCAAATTCAGGGTGGGCTCCAGCAATGGCAGCCAGCCGCAGCCGCTTGCGGCTCCGCCCGCCGAAAAAGCCAAACTCGCTGAGGCGGCGCCCGAGCGCAACGCCGCTCTGCACGATTTCAGCTTCAATCCCAAGAATACGTTTGATTCATTCGTTGTCGGGAACAACAACAACTTTGCCTATGCCGCTGCTTTGGCCGTAGCGCAGTCCCCTGGCAAATCATACAACCCCCTGTTCCTCTACGGCGGGGTGGGATTGGGCAAGACGCATTTGCTGCATGCCATCGGCCAATACGTCTTCAGCCATAAGAAAGGCGCCCGAGTCGCTTACGTCTCATCGGAAAAATTCACCAACGAGTACATCGATGGAATTCAGAACAACCAGTTGGCCAAGTTCCGAAAAAGGTATCGGCAAACGGATGTCTTGCTGATCGACGATATCCAGTTTCTTGCCGGTAAAGAGCGGATTCAGGAGGAATTCTTCCATACATTTAACACCTTGCACGAAGGGCACAAACAGATCGTCCTGACTTGCGACCGCCCGGCCAGCGAAATACAGAATCTCGAGCATCGCCTGGTTTCGCGTTTCGAGTGGGGGCTGGTCACCGACCTCCAGCCGCCGGATGTGGAGATGCGCCTGGCCATTCTCAATAAGAAGGCCCAACTCATGGGCGTCCAGTTGCCCGATGAAATCATGAACTTCCTGGCCAATCGGATTCGGACCAACATCCGCCGGCTGGAAGGGGCCCTGATTCGTGTCGCCTCGTACGCGGCGCTCACGGGCAAGAAACTGAGCCTGGAAGTGGTCGAGGGCCTCCTGCGCGAATTGCTGCACGAGGAGGGCCGCTACTCGATCAGCATCGAGGTCATTCAAAAGAAAGTGGCCGAGCATTTTGACATCCGCCTGGCCGATATGACCAGCAAACGACGGCCTGAGAATATTGCGTTCCCGCGGCAGGTTGCCATGTTCCTTTCGCGCCAGATGACCGAGAGTTCGCTCAGCACAATTGGCGAGGCCTTCGGCGGACGTGACCACGGGACCGTGCTGCACGCCTGCCGGCTGGTGAAGGATCGGATGGAGGTCGATGCCAATGTCCGGCAAGTGGTCAGCTACCTCGAAAAGCAGCTCATGCGCTAG